From Fervidobacterium sp., the proteins below share one genomic window:
- a CDS encoding metal-sulfur cluster assembly factor: protein MTKDELRTVVWNKLKEVIDWEIGLDVVTLGLVYNIEVDEQNNVKVLMTMTTPMCPLAGSIMSDAEMKVRTIEGIGNVEVELTFDPPWTPDRIDPVVRKQLGI, encoded by the coding sequence ATGACTAAGGATGAACTTCGCACAGTTGTATGGAATAAGTTGAAAGAAGTTATCGACTGGGAAATAGGGCTTGATGTAGTTACACTTGGATTGGTTTACAACATAGAAGTAGATGAACAAAATAACGTTAAGGTGCTTATGACTATGACAACACCTATGTGCCCACTTGCTGGTAGTATCATGAGCGATGCAGAGATGAAAGTCAGAACAATAGAAGGTATAGGTAATGTAGAGGTAGAACTTACATTCGATCCTCCGTGGACACCAGATAGGATTGATCCTGTAGTAAGAAAACAACTTGGTATATGA
- a CDS encoding mechanosensitive ion channel family protein, whose amino-acid sequence MIATSTVLKLLVSISALLVAYVVHKVIMKSVDKFMSTLGKELKAPKTLSLLLAFLIYGFAVAGILAVWDVNLTPYLTGLGISGVVLGLAFQEPLTNFLSGLMVLVTRKVFEGEVVDIEGQTGVVDVIKMNHTHILTFDGKLVLIPNRKVWSGTITKFWPGKYRRVDVSIAVDYSSDMSFVIDLLRKVLEEEPLVVKDSSLTNIVLFNSFDNNGVTLSVKFWVEKDTYFDAINAVALRIKKTFDAYGVRIPNNVVEVKINSSEGKI is encoded by the coding sequence ATGATTGCAACATCCACTGTGTTGAAATTACTTGTGTCAATCTCTGCACTTTTGGTAGCTTATGTTGTTCATAAGGTAATAATGAAATCTGTTGATAAATTTATGTCTACACTTGGTAAGGAGCTAAAAGCTCCAAAAACATTATCACTTTTACTTGCTTTTTTGATATATGGTTTTGCTGTAGCTGGTATACTTGCGGTTTGGGATGTGAACTTGACCCCCTATCTTACGGGTCTTGGTATATCTGGTGTTGTACTTGGTCTTGCGTTCCAAGAACCATTAACTAATTTTCTTTCCGGCCTCATGGTACTTGTGACAAGAAAAGTTTTTGAAGGAGAGGTAGTAGACATAGAAGGTCAGACAGGTGTGGTTGACGTTATTAAGATGAACCATACTCATATTTTGACTTTTGATGGTAAACTCGTACTTATTCCCAACAGAAAAGTGTGGTCTGGGACAATTACAAAATTTTGGCCGGGCAAATATAGACGTGTTGATGTAAGTATTGCAGTTGATTATTCATCTGATATGAGCTTTGTAATTGATTTACTAAGAAAAGTACTTGAGGAGGAGCCACTGGTTGTAAAAGATAGCAGTTTAACTAATATAGTACTTTTCAATTCATTTGACAACAACGGTGTTACACTCTCTGTAAAATTTTGGGTTGAAAAGGATACTTATTTTGATGCTATAAACGCTGTAGCTTTAAGAATAAAGAAAACATTTGATGCATACGGCGTGAGAATACCTAATAACGTTGTCGAAGTTAAGATAAATAGTTCGGAGGGAAAAATCTGA
- the prmC gene encoding peptide chain release factor N(5)-glutamine methyltransferase has protein sequence MKNNLKNYSSSQKLTISQVLKLYKIKGLPEREALILLAHAMNKPKEYLIAHEELICPEHALALLEKRLTGYPLQYILGEVEFYGRKFYVEEGVLIPRWETEGLVELAINYIKNYNLKYAIDIGVGSGVVLITIAAETGITIFGTDTSKKAIEVCTKNLERYNLKCELRLGEFIEPFTEEFNNIQLIVSNPPYVKEGTRLQKEVNFEPREALFAGKDGLNFYKTFFNRYNIEGKIVLMEIGEDQGDFLKRLTGGTVIKDLAGKDRYLVIDKFRKIK, from the coding sequence ATGAAAAATAATCTCAAAAATTATAGCTCTTCTCAAAAGTTAACTATCTCTCAGGTCTTGAAACTTTACAAGATTAAAGGGCTTCCCGAGAGGGAAGCTCTGATTTTGCTTGCACATGCGATGAACAAACCAAAAGAATATTTAATTGCACATGAAGAGTTAATTTGTCCAGAACATGCGTTAGCACTTTTAGAAAAAAGGTTAACGGGCTATCCTTTACAATACATTCTTGGTGAGGTTGAATTTTACGGTCGAAAGTTTTATGTGGAAGAAGGAGTTTTAATTCCACGTTGGGAAACAGAAGGACTTGTAGAGCTTGCTATAAATTATATCAAAAACTACAATTTAAAATATGCCATAGATATAGGTGTGGGAAGTGGGGTAGTGTTGATAACAATCGCAGCTGAAACTGGTATAACTATCTTCGGGACGGATACAAGTAAGAAAGCTATAGAGGTGTGTACGAAAAATTTGGAAAGGTATAACCTGAAATGTGAACTTAGGTTGGGAGAATTTATAGAACCATTTACGGAAGAATTCAATAATATACAATTGATAGTGTCAAACCCACCGTATGTAAAAGAGGGTACAAGGTTGCAAAAAGAAGTAAATTTTGAGCCCCGTGAGGCTCTGTTTGCCGGAAAAGATGGTTTAAATTTTTACAAAACATTCTTTAATCGTTACAATATTGAAGGTAAAATAGTGTTGATGGAGATAGGAGAAGACCAGGGAGATTTTTTGAAAAGATTAACCGGAGGAACGGTAATTAAGGACCTCGCAGGAAAGGATAGATACTTGGTTATTGATAAATTTCGTAAAATAAAATAG
- a CDS encoding MBL fold metallo-hydrolase: MNFTAFSKALYSTWIYYSPERILFDAGEGVATMLSNKIYAVKYVFLTHGHVDHIAGLWSVINTRNNAMGDREKPLFVYYPEGNRGIEMYADFLKRSNSELRFELKFIPVKHGEKIFLRNSGSFTRYVKPFIVNHTFSEISFGYHVIDVRKRLKEEYRKLSVQDISRLAKELGSEKITESYEKKILTISGDTILLRKEDIVDTEILFHECTFLKKEDRKFNNHASLEEVVELVKDSNIKTLVLYHISSRYVKGLEKAIRKINIPGTDITYVHPEKIFEF, encoded by the coding sequence TTGAATTTTACAGCATTTAGTAAAGCTCTATACTCAACTTGGATATACTACTCTCCGGAGCGAATCCTTTTTGATGCCGGAGAAGGTGTTGCAACAATGTTAAGTAACAAGATATATGCAGTAAAATATGTCTTTTTAACACACGGTCACGTCGATCACATAGCGGGCTTATGGTCGGTAATTAACACACGTAATAATGCAATGGGTGACAGAGAAAAGCCACTTTTTGTTTATTATCCAGAGGGTAATCGTGGTATAGAAATGTACGCTGATTTTCTAAAAAGATCCAACAGTGAGTTAAGATTTGAACTAAAATTTATTCCTGTGAAGCATGGTGAGAAGATATTTTTGAGAAATTCTGGTTCATTTACAAGGTATGTAAAACCGTTCATAGTTAATCATACTTTCAGCGAAATTTCTTTCGGATATCACGTTATAGATGTTCGGAAAAGGTTGAAAGAGGAATACAGAAAACTCTCAGTACAGGATATTTCGAGATTGGCAAAGGAGCTTGGAAGTGAAAAAATAACTGAAAGTTATGAGAAGAAAATTCTCACCATATCTGGAGATACTATTTTATTAAGAAAAGAGGATATTGTTGACACAGAAATTTTGTTTCATGAATGTACCTTTTTGAAGAAAGAAGACAGGAAATTCAACAATCATGCGTCACTTGAGGAGGTTGTAGAATTAGTTAAAGATTCCAACATCAAAACACTTGTTTTGTACCATATTTCTTCAAGATATGTTAAAGGGCTTGAGAAAGCAATAAGAAAGATAAACATACCAGGTACTGATATCACGTACGTCCACCCTGAAAAGATATTCGAATTTTAA
- the trpS gene encoding tryptophan--tRNA ligase — protein MRILSGIRPTGKVHVGHYVGVFENWLKLQNEGHDTFYFVADWHALTTHYEDTSEIKEFTEDLIKVLMAIGLDKSTLFVQSAIKEHAELMLIFSMITPLSWLERVPTYKEMRQQITNRDLSNAGFLMYPVLQAADILIYKADGVPVGEDQVYHVELTREIARRFNYIFKKEIFPEPKELLSEVPKLLGTDGRKMSKSYGNTIPLISTEAELSKMILPMVTDPARKRRTDPGNPENCPVWDYHKAFGTANIPEERQWVFEGCTQAKIGCVDCKKLLLKHMIEKLSPVWERYNSIHERDVQEMIHRGNEKARQIAQKTMEEVKDAVKIMF, from the coding sequence TTGCGAATTCTCAGTGGTATAAGGCCAACTGGTAAGGTTCATGTTGGTCATTATGTGGGTGTATTTGAAAATTGGTTGAAACTTCAAAACGAAGGTCATGACACATTTTACTTTGTAGCAGATTGGCATGCGTTAACAACACATTATGAAGACACATCTGAAATAAAGGAGTTCACTGAGGATTTGATAAAAGTGCTCATGGCAATTGGGCTTGATAAATCTACGTTGTTTGTTCAATCTGCCATAAAAGAACATGCCGAGCTGATGCTTATTTTTTCGATGATTACACCACTTTCATGGCTTGAGAGAGTCCCCACGTACAAAGAAATGAGGCAACAGATAACCAACAGGGATTTGTCGAATGCCGGTTTCTTAATGTACCCAGTATTACAAGCAGCTGATATATTGATCTACAAAGCAGATGGTGTACCAGTTGGAGAAGATCAAGTTTACCATGTTGAGCTGACAAGAGAAATTGCGCGTCGGTTCAACTACATATTCAAAAAAGAAATCTTTCCAGAGCCGAAAGAATTGCTATCTGAGGTTCCAAAGCTACTTGGGACAGATGGTAGAAAAATGAGTAAAAGCTATGGAAATACTATACCTTTGATATCAACAGAAGCCGAGCTTTCGAAAATGATCTTGCCTATGGTCACAGATCCTGCAAGAAAGAGGAGAACCGACCCAGGTAATCCTGAAAATTGCCCAGTATGGGATTATCACAAAGCTTTTGGAACAGCTAACATTCCAGAAGAAAGACAGTGGGTCTTCGAGGGATGTACGCAAGCTAAGATTGGATGCGTTGATTGCAAGAAATTGCTACTTAAGCACATGATAGAAAAATTGAGTCCGGTTTGGGAAAGGTATAATTCAATACATGAGCGAGATGTACAAGAAATGATACATCGAGGTAACGAAAAGGCAAGACAAATAGCCCAAAAGACTATGGAGGAAGTTAAAGACGCAGTGAAGATAATGTTTTAA
- a CDS encoding ferritin family protein, with the protein MEKLLGILRFALAREIEGREFYKNKVERVKSKDVKDTLEGLWKMEDEHVNFLKGLMEKIQKDIEISIDTEITRTDFFEEREKSELVSGTLDDMANDLSILRMAYLIEEDFEKFYRLSAEKVEDSDMKKLLNVLAGWEENHKKMLLELYEETMKNYWSQQGFTPLF; encoded by the coding sequence ATGGAAAAACTTCTTGGTATTTTAAGATTTGCGTTGGCAAGAGAGATAGAAGGCAGAGAATTTTACAAAAATAAGGTAGAGAGAGTAAAATCAAAAGATGTCAAAGACACACTCGAAGGTCTTTGGAAAATGGAAGATGAGCATGTGAACTTTCTCAAAGGTTTGATGGAGAAAATTCAAAAAGACATTGAAATAAGTATCGATACCGAGATAACAAGAACTGACTTTTTCGAAGAAAGAGAAAAAAGTGAGCTTGTGTCAGGCACACTTGATGACATGGCAAACGATTTAAGTATTCTTAGGATGGCTTATTTGATTGAAGAAGACTTTGAGAAATTCTATCGTTTAAGTGCAGAAAAAGTCGAAGATTCTGATATGAAAAAACTCTTGAACGTACTTGCAGGCTGGGAAGAAAATCACAAGAAAATGTTACTTGAATTATATGAGGAAACAATGAAAAATTATTGGAGTCAGCAAGGCTTTACACCGCTTTTCTAA
- the rplI gene encoding 50S ribosomal protein L9 has product MKVVLLQDVPKLGKKGEITNVSDGYARNFLIPKGLAKEATEQVIKQLEKEKEQEKQRQEALRKESEKLLAQLHQHVFKISAKAGESGKLFGSLTNSNIAEEISKVIGKEFDKKWIILDSPIKTTGIYDIVVKLPGGVSGKIKVQVEKIQ; this is encoded by the coding sequence ATGAAAGTTGTACTCTTACAAGATGTACCAAAACTTGGCAAGAAAGGTGAGATAACAAATGTTTCAGATGGTTATGCAAGGAATTTTCTCATCCCAAAAGGGCTTGCTAAGGAAGCGACAGAGCAAGTCATAAAACAACTTGAAAAAGAAAAAGAGCAAGAAAAGCAAAGACAGGAAGCTCTTAGAAAAGAAAGTGAGAAATTGCTGGCTCAGTTACACCAACACGTGTTTAAAATAAGTGCGAAAGCTGGTGAAAGTGGAAAGTTATTTGGTTCTCTAACGAATTCAAATATCGCTGAAGAAATATCAAAGGTTATAGGAAAAGAATTCGATAAGAAATGGATAATATTGGACAGCCCAATTAAAACGACTGGAATATACGACATTGTAGTTAAGCTTCCTGGTGGTGTATCTGGGAAGATAAAAGTGCAAGTAGAAAAAATCCAGTAG
- a CDS encoding penicillin-binding transpeptidase domain-containing protein translates to MKSNLSRKYTIYIIYFLMFCYVIYGLVKVQILEQVENKKILMDLIGKNEYKRGLRGTIYSSDGVKLAWSEKVPVIALKEYSQKDQQILEKYLSVEQLTNLRNTGKAELNWEQAFLLKSIGYNIYAVEKRRSYGFLYPLIGSVNADGDGMSGLEYTYNEVLKGKVSVSYGIKTPGGKYQEGIIESEAENGLDLQTSINYCLQKFIYETLTEFDTPSVVIVSKPKTGEILAMVSYPAPNVDLNNLDSLTWQKLVNDPMKPLLNRAISSSYPPGSTFKVVTGLAQMIYGQPSPISCKGVFYYRDSRGRVTGRYNDWLPTGHGNVDIEKALRVSCNVYFYKAALDIGIDNLIKVSKAFGLGEKTGINIPGETTGILPTPDWKYQNIKEKWYPGDTILCGIGQGFLSLTPIQVLHIYNTIANKGVIVKPKLVVNEESSEKHFDIPVPDDYWDIITKGLEEVTTIQGSAEYGGTAADTFKGFPLTVAGKTGTAQTDNGQPHAWFVGFVPSRKPMYSIVVFIEHGKGGGRYAAPIARKIFDYMYKNGFFNKNIKETKEGK, encoded by the coding sequence TTGAAAAGCAATCTTTCAAGAAAATATACAATATATATTATATATTTTTTGATGTTTTGTTACGTGATTTATGGGCTTGTTAAGGTACAAATATTAGAGCAAGTAGAGAATAAAAAAATACTAATGGACTTAATAGGTAAGAATGAATACAAGAGAGGTTTGAGAGGTACAATTTATTCATCTGATGGAGTTAAGTTAGCTTGGAGCGAAAAGGTTCCTGTAATAGCACTGAAAGAATATTCGCAAAAAGATCAACAAATATTGGAAAAATACCTATCTGTTGAACAATTGACCAATTTAAGAAACACAGGAAAGGCAGAACTAAATTGGGAACAAGCATTTTTGTTGAAGAGTATAGGTTACAATATCTACGCTGTAGAAAAACGCCGCTCATATGGATTTTTATACCCTCTGATTGGTAGTGTAAACGCAGATGGAGATGGCATGTCTGGACTAGAGTACACATATAACGAGGTTTTGAAGGGAAAGGTAAGTGTTTCGTATGGAATAAAAACACCTGGAGGAAAATATCAAGAGGGAATAATAGAAAGCGAGGCAGAAAATGGATTAGATTTACAAACATCGATAAACTACTGTTTGCAGAAATTCATATACGAAACATTAACAGAATTCGATACGCCATCCGTCGTTATAGTCTCCAAGCCCAAAACAGGTGAGATACTTGCAATGGTATCTTATCCAGCCCCGAATGTTGATTTAAACAATTTAGACTCTCTGACATGGCAGAAGTTAGTAAATGATCCAATGAAGCCACTTTTGAATAGAGCTATATCAAGTAGTTATCCACCTGGTTCAACATTTAAAGTTGTAACTGGATTAGCACAAATGATTTATGGTCAACCAAGTCCAATCAGTTGTAAAGGGGTTTTTTATTATCGAGATTCAAGAGGTAGAGTGACTGGGAGATACAATGATTGGTTACCTACTGGTCACGGAAATGTTGATATAGAAAAAGCACTCAGAGTTTCGTGTAACGTGTATTTTTATAAAGCTGCACTTGATATTGGTATAGATAATTTAATTAAGGTTTCGAAAGCTTTTGGACTTGGTGAAAAGACGGGGATAAACATTCCAGGTGAAACTACCGGAATACTGCCAACCCCAGATTGGAAATATCAAAATATAAAGGAAAAATGGTATCCTGGAGATACAATATTATGTGGTATAGGTCAAGGTTTTCTGAGTCTTACACCTATTCAAGTACTACATATTTATAATACTATAGCTAACAAAGGAGTTATAGTTAAACCCAAACTTGTTGTAAACGAAGAAAGTAGTGAAAAACATTTTGATATTCCGGTCCCAGATGATTATTGGGACATTATTACAAAAGGATTGGAAGAAGTTACAACAATTCAAGGGAGTGCCGAGTATGGGGGTACTGCTGCAGATACTTTTAAAGGTTTTCCACTAACTGTTGCTGGGAAAACAGGCACAGCGCAGACAGATAACGGCCAACCACACGCTTGGTTTGTTGGGTTTGTACCAAGTAGAAAACCGATGTACTCGATAGTTGTTTTTATCGAGCATGGAAAAGGTGGAGGACGCTACGCCGCTCCAATAGCACGAAAAATATTTGACTATATGTACAAAAATGGATTCTTTAACAAAAACATCAAAGAAACGAAGGAAGGGAAATAG
- a CDS encoding metallophosphoesterase produces MRHIIFISDLHIGDGNSKDDFNQDELFENLVLEWNELKNPEIVIVGDGFEILESNAVRNLGLLGFWESVEMLDGTVIDDINKAHPTIFETLNKFKGTVWYVIGNHDYYILKNEKLQTALKEKIKNLNIVPYYYDEQSSILAVHGNQFDSINKFTQIDGELIPPLGDFIARYMMVNFDEDLKKHLPEHVVKDYDNVRPVLDVFLWLEKIADVYENSVDLLKLWIDNFIEMMKEEEAQKWMKKNYPLMSKLSIIFLNKIGGIKLGELIVRIIMNIRKLKKTDYLKKAAIKVFKNTGILKTYMDGYVDNPSNMIDLKSIDGIVVGHSHKPVFEITKINGQLKFFMNCGSWKPVVEKRAHGMFQKYFEIFYGIAKIEGSDVEIMTGTINKIKKREVID; encoded by the coding sequence TTGAGACACATTATATTCATAAGTGATTTGCACATAGGTGATGGGAACAGCAAAGATGATTTCAACCAAGATGAACTCTTTGAAAATTTAGTATTGGAATGGAACGAACTTAAAAACCCGGAGATAGTTATAGTTGGTGATGGTTTTGAAATATTGGAATCTAACGCGGTCCGAAACCTCGGACTATTAGGTTTTTGGGAAAGTGTTGAAATGTTAGATGGAACGGTTATCGATGATATAAATAAAGCTCATCCAACGATTTTTGAAACGTTAAACAAATTCAAGGGTACAGTTTGGTACGTAATAGGTAATCACGATTATTACATACTTAAAAACGAAAAACTTCAAACAGCGTTGAAAGAAAAGATTAAGAATTTAAATATCGTCCCATACTATTATGACGAACAAAGCTCTATTTTAGCTGTACACGGTAATCAGTTTGATTCGATAAACAAATTCACACAAATAGATGGTGAACTCATACCACCACTCGGTGATTTTATAGCCAGGTATATGATGGTGAATTTTGACGAAGATCTTAAGAAACATCTTCCTGAGCACGTTGTAAAAGACTATGATAATGTTAGACCTGTGTTGGATGTGTTTCTCTGGTTAGAAAAAATAGCGGATGTTTACGAAAACAGCGTTGATTTATTGAAACTGTGGATAGACAATTTCATTGAAATGATGAAAGAAGAAGAGGCACAAAAATGGATGAAGAAAAACTATCCACTTATGAGTAAGCTCTCAATAATCTTTCTAAACAAAATTGGTGGAATAAAGCTCGGAGAGTTGATAGTAAGAATTATCATGAACATCAGAAAATTGAAAAAAACAGACTATTTGAAAAAGGCAGCTATTAAGGTATTTAAAAACACCGGGATATTAAAAACGTATATGGATGGTTATGTTGATAATCCATCAAATATGATCGATTTAAAATCAATTGATGGAATAGTTGTAGGACACAGCCACAAACCTGTATTTGAAATAACAAAAATAAACGGTCAGTTAAAATTTTTTATGAACTGTGGTTCATGGAAACCGGTTGTGGAAAAAAGGGCTCATGGTATGTTTCAAAAATACTTTGAAATATTCTACGGAATAGCTAAGATTGAAGGTTCGGATGTTGAAATTATGACTGGAACGATTAATAAGATAAAGAAGCGGGAAGTGATAGATTGA
- a CDS encoding CBS domain-containing protein — protein sequence MKVITCHSNPDFDGFASCVALKKVYPNYEIVIAGNPVQNLKEFLRFYEDYFPFLTENELKGINEDIDEIIIVDTPGLERVGEEIKNKLNPDTKITIIDHHPDIRNSDNEDSRSKKILKLTGAATTIVVNMLKEKGVKLSKEEATLLGIAIYEDTGSFLYSSTTIEDLEAVMYLFNNGLQLNTVSEYIRFDLTIDQKIILNNLLQNARNYNIENYQITISVDETEKFVGGLSIIVSKFWYAHNVETFISIVRMGKKIFIVGRTKSPDIDLAGLMSEFGGGGHRQAASATVNMASVEEVEHKILQLIPKYLSIGLKAKDIMSSPVRTAFSTETIEQVNKIMEITGHSGIPVVEGNKLVGIVTKKAVDKALNHGLGKRPIKSIMTSKLITAKVDTPVTQLRRLMVENDIGRIPILDENNILVGIVTRSDIIRSQSIVQSSSFTKEIRSAPSFKNLSSLINERLQKRVVNLLRLIGFYGSETNSPVYVVGGFVRDLLLNIENYDIDIVVEGNGIEFAKYVATQLNAIVVPYDKFFTATIVFKDGFKIDIATARTEYYESPGELPQVDISTIRKDLYRRDFTINAMAIKLNPQEFGVLYDFFNCQRDLEQGIIRVLHNLSFIEDPTRMIRAVRFEQRYGFHMEEHTLYLLKKNLEENYLERVSGSRIRQELEKILEEKNPLNAIKRMAELGMIKHIFPKTYYTTVMEEKLERLFAFIPFLRDKFNNFNHFYAISTILLEYYDKTSLEDMRSKYGYPKKFIESLKFTENMILPVKSMIENKFPLSDIYKVLGKSNPYVYAHISAYLTTEAQDYLKYYIDTVQNIKLEKISGKKLMEKYQIKSGPILNTILEEVFCRKLDDNNLDEEEFLDTLVVKYINKNNLSSE from the coding sequence TTGAAAGTTATAACATGCCATAGCAACCCAGACTTTGATGGATTTGCAAGTTGTGTTGCACTGAAGAAAGTTTATCCAAATTATGAGATAGTAATCGCAGGAAATCCTGTACAAAATTTGAAGGAATTCCTCAGATTTTACGAAGATTATTTTCCATTTCTCACAGAGAATGAGTTAAAGGGAATTAACGAAGATATCGATGAAATAATAATAGTAGATACTCCAGGATTGGAAAGGGTAGGTGAAGAAATAAAAAATAAATTAAACCCAGATACTAAAATAACAATTATTGACCATCATCCAGATATAAGAAATTCAGATAATGAAGATAGCAGATCAAAGAAAATATTAAAGCTAACAGGTGCTGCAACTACTATTGTTGTCAATATGCTTAAAGAGAAAGGTGTCAAGCTTTCTAAGGAAGAGGCTACATTATTAGGCATAGCAATCTACGAAGATACAGGTAGCTTCCTATATTCGAGTACAACAATAGAAGATTTGGAAGCTGTAATGTATCTTTTCAATAATGGCCTTCAACTTAACACTGTTTCAGAATACATAAGGTTTGATTTAACTATCGATCAGAAGATAATATTAAACAACTTGTTACAAAATGCACGAAACTACAACATAGAGAACTATCAGATTACAATCTCAGTAGATGAGACAGAGAAGTTTGTTGGTGGACTATCAATAATAGTCTCTAAATTTTGGTATGCTCACAACGTGGAAACATTCATATCCATTGTGCGTATGGGAAAAAAGATATTTATAGTTGGTAGGACGAAATCCCCAGATATTGACTTAGCAGGGTTGATGAGTGAATTTGGTGGGGGTGGACACCGTCAAGCAGCTTCCGCAACGGTGAATATGGCATCTGTAGAAGAAGTTGAACATAAAATATTACAACTCATACCAAAGTACTTATCCATTGGTTTAAAAGCAAAAGACATTATGTCTTCACCGGTACGTACAGCATTTTCAACAGAAACTATAGAACAGGTAAATAAAATTATGGAAATAACAGGACATAGCGGTATACCTGTTGTTGAGGGTAACAAACTTGTAGGTATCGTTACTAAAAAGGCTGTAGACAAAGCGCTCAATCATGGTCTTGGTAAAAGACCGATAAAATCCATAATGACATCAAAATTAATAACAGCGAAAGTAGATACGCCAGTTACACAACTTAGACGTTTGATGGTAGAAAACGACATAGGTAGGATTCCTATACTCGATGAAAATAATATCCTTGTTGGTATAGTTACAAGGTCTGACATAATTCGTTCACAAAGTATAGTGCAAAGTAGTAGTTTTACCAAAGAGATACGTAGTGCACCTTCTTTCAAAAACCTTAGTTCTTTAATAAACGAAAGGTTGCAAAAACGCGTAGTAAACTTACTTAGACTCATAGGATTCTATGGCAGCGAAACGAATTCGCCGGTTTATGTGGTTGGTGGATTTGTCAGGGATTTATTATTGAATATAGAAAACTACGATATTGACATTGTAGTTGAAGGAAATGGGATAGAATTTGCAAAATACGTAGCAACACAATTAAATGCTATCGTGGTTCCGTACGACAAATTCTTCACAGCAACTATTGTATTTAAGGACGGCTTTAAGATTGATATTGCTACAGCACGAACAGAGTACTATGAAAGTCCAGGAGAACTTCCGCAAGTTGATATTAGTACAATTCGGAAAGACCTTTATCGTAGAGATTTTACAATCAACGCAATGGCGATAAAACTAAATCCTCAGGAGTTTGGTGTACTGTACGACTTTTTTAACTGTCAAAGAGATTTAGAACAAGGTATTATAAGGGTATTACACAATCTTAGTTTTATAGAAGATCCAACAAGAATGATCAGAGCTGTGAGATTTGAACAGCGATATGGTTTTCATATGGAAGAGCATACATTATACTTACTCAAGAAAAACCTCGAAGAAAATTATCTTGAGAGGGTTTCTGGTTCGAGAATAAGACAAGAATTAGAAAAGATATTGGAAGAAAAGAATCCTCTCAATGCTATCAAAAGAATGGCGGAACTTGGTATGATTAAGCATATATTTCCAAAAACCTATTACACAACTGTTATGGAAGAAAAGTTAGAAAGATTATTCGCATTCATTCCATTTTTGAGAGATAAGTTCAATAATTTTAATCATTTCTATGCAATTTCGACTATTCTTCTTGAATATTACGATAAAACTTCACTTGAGGATATGAGATCAAAATATGGATATCCGAAAAAATTTATAGAAAGTTTAAAATTCACAGAAAATATGATACTTCCTGTCAAATCTATGATTGAAAACAAATTTCCGCTCTCTGATATATACAAAGTACTGGGAAAATCTAATCCATACGTTTATGCACACATATCTGCTTATCTTACAACGGAGGCACAGGATTACTTGAAGTATTACATAGATACTGTTCAAAATATAAAATTGGAAAAAATCTCTGGTAAAAAGCTGATGGAAAAATATCAAATCAAATCAGGACCTATCTTGAATACAATACTGGAAGAAGTATTTTGCAGAAAACTTGATGATAACAATTTAGACGAGGAAGAATTTCTTGATACTCTCGTAGTGAAATATATAAATAAGAACAATCTATCATCCGAGTAA
- a CDS encoding thioredoxin family protein yields MIIKYFKNDGCKVCQTFLPKVEKIAKNYNLTLEIVDVVQKPEIAGQSLVFTVPTVVFYDLQGNEIKRFARNFSELEIREYVERIYGILDVEK; encoded by the coding sequence GTGATAATTAAATACTTTAAAAATGATGGTTGCAAAGTTTGTCAAACGTTTTTGCCAAAGGTAGAAAAAATAGCAAAAAATTATAATTTGACATTAGAAATAGTTGATGTTGTTCAAAAGCCAGAGATAGCAGGTCAAAGTCTGGTATTTACCGTACCTACGGTAGTTTTTTATGACCTACAAGGAAATGAAATAAAAAGATTTGCTAGGAATTTTTCAGAATTGGAGATTAGAGAATACGTGGAGAGAATTTATGGTATACTTGACGTTGAGAAATAA